The genome window TGCACAGGAAGTTGCTTGCATCGTACCCGGATTACGCAAAGGATATCAGAAGTGAAATAGAAGCTTTTGAGAGGGAGCTCTTCCAAAGGGCTATGAGGCTACGCGAGGAGTATCTTTACGGCAAGACTACTCGAGAAGACTTATTCAGGCTAACGCAGGAGGCGTTCACTACAGGTAGAATAATCGATGAAAAGTGGACTAAATCTGTTCGGGCGAGACGTAGCTTCAACTTGCTGTTTGAGTTTTACTGGAGTAGAGCAAACAAAAGAGCCGGGATTCCCACATAACTCTCAGCGAAAATGACTGCGGAGCACTCGAAACAAAAATATATTATATCTTTTTGAATAGGACTCAAGAGCCCTTATGTGCGTTATCTCGCGCACACTTGTATGTGCCTCTTCCAAAACCTACGTTTTCAACGTGAAAGAAGACTGCATCGACAAAATAGTCGGCCTCATCGAGAAAGAGGGGAAGGTTACAGCAAGGTTTGGCCCCCTAGTTAAAGGGGTATACAGAGACGCTATCGTCACCATCGTTAAGCCGGACAAGGTTCAAGTCATCCTCCAATTTAGCAAGGTGACGATAGACGAGTTCGAGCAACTCCTCAGAAACCTCCAATAACATAGTTTATACAATTGGTTATGGGGGCCGAGACATAAGTGAGTTATTATCCATTCTCGTTGAATTTCACGTAGAGGTTGTAGTTGATGTACGTAGATGGCCAGAGTCCAGCAGAATCCCCCTGTTCACTAGGGATAACTTGAGAAAAACGCTTGAGAAACATGGGATAAAATATGTATGGCTTGGAGACACGCTGGGGGGATACAGGAGGGGGGCTACGAGTCATATATGGAGACTGAAGAGTACCGTAGGGGCCTGTCCAGACTCGAGGAAATCGCCAGGAGTCACATTGTAGCGGTGCTGTGTGCTGAGCGCCTATGGTTCAGGTGTCATAGGAGATTTATTGCAGAATCACTGGTAAGGGACGGCTTTAAGATTCTCCATATTGTTGAGAAGGGTGTAGTGTATGAGCACTGGAGGAGGGTTTAGGCGAGTCGCAATAGTTGGGGCTGGCCCTGCGGGAGCCTACCTTGCCAGGCTATTAGTTGACGACGGCTTCGAGGTTAAGGTTTTTGAGGGGGCTCCAAGGCTTGCCTCAAAGCCCTGTGGGGGCGGCTTACCATTTAGTGTTGAGAGGGTTTTGAGGGTTCCCGAGGAAAGTGTGCTTGTTAAGGTTAAGGGGTACAAGGTTTACGTTGGTGCAAAAGTTTCCAAGGAGAGTCATGGGAAGTTTTACGGGTATATTGTGGATAAGGAGTCTTTGCTTAAATATCTCTTAGAGGGCGTCGAGGTTGTCAGGAAGTGGACCTCGCCTGAGAAACTTCAAGACTTCGACTTAATCGTTGATGCTAGGGGGCATCCGGTTTATAGTGGAAAGAAGGCTCTCGCTCTGCAGGTTGAGGGTATGTCAGAGGAGATTGTCGAGGACGAGATTCAGATTTACTTTTTCCCCGAAATTGTTGGATATGCTTGGGTCTTCCCTACTGGTGATAAGAGAGTTAAGGCTGGTTTTGGTGGGCTAGCTGAGCATGATGTGCTTCAAAGGCTTCTAAACGATTTGATCAGACGTATAAGACTGAGAGAGATAACGGGTGTCAAGGGTAGCCCTATAGCTTCAGGCGGGCTCCTAGGCCATTATAGTGATGGCGTTTACAGGATAGGAGAAGCTTTGGGTGCAGTGATGCCTCTATCAGGGGAGGGCATAAGGCCTTCGATGATAACTGCTGTAGCTCTGCACAGAGACCTCACGGGCCAGGCCAGCTTTAACAGGACTATCTCTAGCTTCGGTCTGGACCTCAACCTCAAGGTACAGCTCGGAATACTTAGATTTCTCGAGGAAAGCCCTCCCAGTGAGAGAGCAGCCCTCCTTGAGAGAGCCCCTCAGGAAATCTTAGAGCGGGTGACAGCTGGAACAGTGACGCTATCCTTTCTAGTAGAGGCTGCAGCCAGGTGGCCGGGATTCTTTTCAAAAATTGCGGGAAAAGTAACGGGACTTAATATTAAACAATTAACGGGAAAGTCGGATTAAACAAGGGGAAAAATGCTAGGTAGGTGTTGCTACGACAGCAAAAACGCCGCATGATGAGCAATATTCCCCAATATAGAGCCTAGGGGGTTTGCTTGGAGTTGTTAATGGTTCATAGTCTAGCGTGAATGCCCTCTCATAAACCTTATATCCCGCAGTTTTCAGATACTCCTCGACTTCGCTCAAGGTATATAACCTGGCCATCGAGATCACGGGGTCTGTTCCCTTTTCAGCAATTTCTGCATACATCCTGCCCCAAGGACTATTCTTTTCAATAGACAACAGTACTAGCCTGCCGTTAGGCTTTAGGAGACCTTTAACAGCTACCATCATTTCCAAAGGGGTCTCTAAAAACTCCAAAACAGTCACAGCGTAAATGAAGTCGAGAGAACCAACCCTTAACGGGGGATGCTCGCCGACAGCAAGCACGGAATGCTGACACCTAGACTTGGCCAACACGAGCATCTCAGAGGTAGGATCAAGGCATACTATCTCCCGGTTAAGGGCTAGTTTTTCGGCAAAGACTCCAGTGCCAGAGCCGAGGTCTAACCCGACCCCGCTTGGGAGAAGGAGATTGAGAAGGTTTGCCTCTGATTCGAGAACAGCTCGACCATATGGCGTTTTATACCAGGAGTCGTATTCAACTGAGTATCTGGAGAAGACCTCTATAACCTCTAGGCTCACGTGTAAACCTTATACTCTCTTGCTCAAAAACTTCACCTTCTGACAGAATAGGAGAACATATTGTGTATGCTGAAGACGTTTCTATCCAGTTAAATATAACGAACTCTAAAAAACGTAGCTTTAGTTGAGGGCTAAAAGAGTCAAAATTCTATATTAGAAGAATTCTATATTTGATCAGGGTGTGAGAGTGTAGTAGATTCTCTTTCTCTTTGCACCCTTGCTTTCCGTCTTTTGTAGAACAATCTCTCCGACTTCGCAAGTGTTCTTGACGTGCGGTCCACCGTCCGCCTGTATGTCAACACCCGGAATCTCAACAATTCTGATTTCCTCTACTTCTGGAGGGAGGCGGCCGGCTAGCTTTACGATGCCCGGGATTTTGAGAGCCTCATCCCGCTTGAGCCAGTATACCTTAACCTCGAGGCAGCTCTTTAGAATCTTGTTTGTCTCGGAAATAGCCTCGCTCAGTGCCGCTTTCCAGTCATCGACTCCCGTCAAGTCGAAATCATCCCGTGCGCCTTCCGGTTGGATGTGGCCTCCCGTTACGAGTGCACCGTATTTTTTGTAGAGAATTGCGGCTAAGACGTGGCTGGCTGTGTGTAAGCGCATCATCCTGTAACGTCGATCCCAGTTTATTATCCCCTTTACCTTTGTTCCGGTTGTGAGGACTGTAGGTGATGATAGGATGTGGGCCACGTCATTGGGCTCCTCGACAGCCCTAATGACCTCCAACTTGGTTCCGTCGGGGAGAATAAGCCAACCTGTATCCGTGTCTAGTCCCCCGCTTGGACCAGGGTGAAAAGCTGTTTGGTCGAGGTATACTTTCTCGCCTTCTACGCGCGTTATTGTTGCTTCGAACTCACGTAGGTAGCTGTCGATCTGGTATAGGAGCTTTGTCATAGATTTCCAGTTATGGTTAGAACATATTATATGTTTTCTTATCAGTCCGCGGCAATCCGGATCACAGGTCACCGGGGGGCAAGCTTAGTCATCATTCCTTCTTTTAGAGGGGCTTCCTGGTATTAAGTTTTTTCCTGAGCACCGATATTAGACAAGGCCAGTCTAACCAGCTCTACAAGCTTCACTGGATCGTCACCTAGTATTACGAGAGAAGGCTCAAGGTTCGGCAGGTTTCGGTAGTAGAGAGCTAAAGCCTTCGATCCCTCATGTAAGGCCTGCTCTATGGGACACTCTGATGGAACTGCTTTGACCTCGAGTGGGTTTAGACCTATCCGCTCTAGCCCCTTGAGGAGCACTGGTTCTGGCTTGAGGTTTATAGCCGCCCTGAGGTCAGGGTTGTTTCTAGTGGCTTGGAGGATTACCCGTGCAAGGTGCCTTGAGGATCCATAAGATGGCTTGCCGCAGATCCTTGCTCCCTTTGACGTTCTCACTATCCTGCCGTCTAGAGCGACGACATCCTCTGTTCGGGAAGCGCCTCGCCTGGCATAAGCAATGTTGGCGCCTACCTCGGGTATGAATCTCTCTATATCTTTAATCTTAATCAACATGGTTGCTGCGAGCAGGACTTGTGCCAGCTCAGGGTCTCCAGGCGTGTAGGGGTTGTAAAGTTCTATGAGAGGAGTACTCAGTGGCTCAGAGTACAGTTTAGACTTGTACTCGACTCCTTCCCCCTTACCAACTATGACAGCTAGGGAGGTGCACTGTACTCCTTCGTCTCGACAGACCGCTTCGAGCTCCTGGGGCGAGGAGGTCACTGCTAGAAGTGCACCGTATGTTGGTGCGGTGAGGGGGTCAAAGTCTCTTGGTAGATCCTTATTGGTGGGCATACTTGGGGCTGTAACTTTTATGATGAAGCCATAATGTTTGCTAAGCTCTAGTAAGGCTCCGAGTACGCCGCCTTCCGAGACGTCGTGGAGAAGCTTGACCTGTTCAAATCGCATTAGCTTCAATGCATTCGGGAGAGGGGTCATTTCTTCAAGCGGGATGCTTTTTCCTAGGAGCCAGGCTGACTCTGCTCCTATTGTGCCTATAAGGTATACCTTGTCACCCGGTGATGGGTTAAGCCTTGGTCTGACCCGTTTACCAATTATTGTTGAGACGGCTAAGGGGTACTCGATGCCCTCGTAGCGCGCTGTATGCCCGCCTCTTAACTCTACTTGATACTTCCTGCATTCGGCGACGAAGCTCTTCACCACCTCTTCCATTTCTTCGTCGGTGGTTGAGGGTGGGCCTAAAACGTTGAGTGTCGCATACATGGGTTTGGCAAAGGCAACGGCGACATTCGAGGCAGTGTAGTGAAAGGCAAAGAATCCGAGCGTTTTCAAGGGGACTCCTATAGCTGGATTTGTTGAAACAACCTCTTCTTCACTGAGAGGGTTAGCGTCTAGCTCTGCTCTAAGCCCTACGGTTTCAAGAATTCTACGAAGGTTATCAATAGAAACTTTTCCGAGCTTCATCGAGAAAATACTCGGAAACGTCGTATTTCAAGCTTGGCCCACTACTGGTGCCATGGAAAGGGATAACCTTGCTCCTTCAACTTCTTTAATTCTTCAGCAAGTTTTCTCTCGATCTCCTCCACCTTTACTGTGGGCGGTGATAACAGGAGAGATAAGCCTATAACAAGAGTTACAAGCAAAAAGGATCCCATCGTGACCGCGGCTGTTAATTTGAGGACAAGCATGCTTATAGCTTCACCGGCAAAGAACAGGGAGTAGATAAAGATAGTCCCCGTAAACAACGAGAAAAGCGTTAATATGAATCCTACAAGCCTGTCCTTGTCCACTAGTTGCCACCCCATATCTGCATAAAGTACTCTGTTTCCGCGTTAGCTATCTCGGGGCTGTCGATGAGTACACTGGCCTCGTGGTTACGCATCATGGCCATATAGCTCCAGTTATGGGATCCCACTATGACAAACCTTCCATCAACTATGATTAGCTTCGCGTGAGTCGTCTTGGCTCGTGTATCAAACCTTACCGGGACTCCGTTTGCGAGCAGCCTCCTGTATGTGAGTTCATTGTCATCGATGGTGTTTTCGAGAACCACCTTTACGTCGACGCCCTTCTTTGACTTGCCGATGAGGATCTCGACTATTCGGGAAATCTCATCGGTATCGCTCTTAAACTCGAACATCGCTACATATATAGACCTGTTAGCAGAGGAGAGGAGGGAGAGGAGCTTTGGATAATAGTCCCTGTCGTTTATAATTTCAACCTTGATCCCGGAAGGCGCCGTTGCAGGCGGCTGTTCAATGGTGATCGTTCTTCCTCTACTACCGAGGTAGTAGCCTCCAAGAAAGGATATACCGACTAATAGAACTACGAGGAGAAGGATTGATCCTATAGACCCTCTACGCATCTAGACACCCGACATGAATATAGCGAGATGTTTTATAATTATTTTCCTAAGGTCTAAGAGTTGAATCCAGCCTGCTATAAGATCTGGGTTTTCAGTGTTCTCAAAGAGTTGGTGGCTCCTGGAAAAAGTACTATAAATCGATCTTTATCGACTTGTTTTTCAACTTCTCGGCTAGTTTCGTTAGAATCTCTTGGTGTACCTCATGGATCGTCCTAGAAGCATCAATAACGATGAAGAGTGAATTATATTCCCGAGCCAATTCTAGATATCTTTCCCTGACCTTCTGCATGAAGCTTGGATCCTCAAACCTCGTTGTTTCTCCTCTGGCTTCCAAGCGTTTGACAGCAAGCTCGAGAGGAAGGTCTAGAAGTACAACTATGTCAGGCAGCCTTATAGAGCGGTTGATTGCCATTATGAAGTCTGCGGGTAGACCACGAACAACCTGATAGGCGAGGCTTGCGAAGACTGACCTATCAGAAACCACAATTTTTCCTGATTCAAGAGCCGGGAGTACAACTTCCTTTTGAAGTATTATTCTGTCGGCTGCAAAAAGATAAGCCTCGGCATCAGGGTCAAGGTCATGCTTGTAAAGGAAGTCCTTTATGGCTTTGACCCAAGGTTCTCTTACGAGGACCACTTCGAAATTTCTGTTTGAGAGGTACTCGTAGAGCATTACAGCCTGTGTAGTCTTACCGCTCCCGTCTATCCCTTCGAAGACTATGTATACTCCTCCCGGCGTAACTTTACGCTTTGGGAGATCCAGGGTTTTTCTCTCAGACATTATAAAGCCGTGTTTGGGACAATAATACTCAATTACAATCTCACCGGTAAGCGTAAGGTTACGAACAACCTTAGGTGTTACGTAGTCCTGGCATTGAGGGCAGAAGACTTTTTTCCTGGAGTATCCGGACATAACTCTTTGATAGCTATCTACATTTTAAAGTCATTTTCGCAGCCTTCAAGCATAATAACAATGATACGTTGTAGAATAATATTTTTATACTCGATTAGAACGATCATATTGTGGATGAATTCGAGAGGATAATTTTTTGGGTTTGGAGGATAGGGGATAGCGAAAAGACACTTGTCGAATTGTCGAGAAATGCGGCTACTGCAAAGGAGGCACTCGAGCTCTTAAAAAAATACTCGCTGGTAGTCGTACGTAAAAAGGGTCGAATATACCTTGTCTCCCTATCAGAAAAAGGTCTGAACGTCTATAGAAAGCTTGGGGAGCTTAGGGAATTCCTGGGAATACCTGTGCCATCTGAGAGGCGAGAACAGCCAGCTATAACTGAGAGTCAAGGAGCTTTAACTGGCCTGGAGAGTGTTCCCACTTTCGTGGCAGATAACCCATGGCTGAAGGTTCTAGCCCAGAGGGGGAGAGAGAGGGTTGGTTTATGAATGGTCTTATAGTTGTTGGTAGGGAGGAGTTTTCGCGGGTTCACCTGAAGGTTTTCAGGGAGGAGGAGGTGCGTGCTATTTTTGGAGAGATGTCTGAGGAGCTTTTAAAGCTTAGCAGGGATACGCTTGTATTGTTTCAACCTCTCTCAGTATCTGTAGAGTTCTGTGGTAGAAAAGTGAGCCTACCATTTGGCGTCAGCCTAGCGAGTGGCGTCGAGCTCGAGATTCCAGGCTGCATATATGTCCCTGCCCTCCTTGACGGAGAATTTCTAGAATTCCTGCTGTTCGACCTGCCTCGGAAGCTAGATGAGAACAGGAAGCCTGTAGTGGTCGAGGACGTTGATCAGCGCTTCACCAGGGACGTTCGTGAAGGGATACTCTATGCACTTGATATTCTGGACCGCATCTCATCAACTTATAGGATCCCGGTCGTTGTGTATGGGACTACCTCTCTAGCTAGTTCCTGGCGTTTTACGAGGAGGCTTTACTGTGACAAGAGTGGGACATGCTTCCTTGACGGCGAGCTGTTCTGTGGTGAGGAGGGTGCATAGTATAGACGAGCTCGCAAAAGAGGAGAATATAGGCAGAGTCACTATTTCGAGGCTTAAAGCTGCTGGTATCGAGAACCTCGAAGATCTTGTCCTCTATAATCCTGAGGAGCTGGAGGAATTGACGGGGATAGACTTCGAGAGAGCCTTAAGAGTTATACGGACCGCCAGAAGGATAGTGGGCTGGGAGGCACGGGCTATCCCTGGGAAGGAATATGCTTCATTGCTGAAGAAGAGAGAGGCCCTCACTACCGGTGTTAGCTCCATCGATGCACTGACTGGTGGCGGGTTAGCAGTATATGACATTCACGAATTTGCCGGAGAGTTTGGCTCGGGCAAGACACAGCTCTGCCATCAGCTCGCGGTTACTGTTCAGCTGCCACCTTCGAGAGGTGGTCTAGGAGGAGGCGTGGTATACATCGACACGGAGGGGACTTTTAGCCCTGAAAGAATTGAGTCTATCTCTGCCAGGTTTGGTGTAGAGGATCCCTTGGCTAATATTTACGTGTTTAGACCTTTGAGCGTAGACGAGTTGGAAGAGTTTGTTGTGAGGGAGCTTTCCCGGCTTGTAAAAGGTGGATCTAGGCTCATCATAGTGGACTCTGTTATAGCGCTGTATAGAGCTCAGTTCAGGGGTAGGGAGTGGCTGGCCATGAGGCAACAGAGGATAAATTATATGCTGGACTGGGTTAAGAGGCTGTCTAGACTCTACAGTCTCGTCGCGGTTATCACGAATCAGGTCGTGAGTGTGCCTAGCGCTTGGGGCGTCGCTGTAAAGCTCCCGGCCGGAGGCAACATTATAGCCCATGCAAGTACGCACCGCTTCCTTTTGAAGAAAACGGGCGATGCATTCCTCCTCGAGGTCTTGGACAGCCCGCGCGTTGCCCGTGGCGCGAGTGTAGAGTTTAGAATCGAGGAGGACGGGCTCCACGATGCCAGGTAGCTTTTTAGGAGCTCAGCTGAGATCCTGTCTTGAGCGTTTTGAACACGCAATGTCTTCACGGAAGGAGGCCTTCACTGTTACGGAGGTGGCTAAACCTTTTGGGAGAGGGAGGGGTAGAGGGCTTCAAGCAGGTGTTATTCTTCATAGGAAGTTCTGGGGTGACTTGAGCCTTATATTGCAGGAGGACAAGGCTTCGACACCCTTCCCAGTGGCTTGGAGGTTCCGGTTTGGCTGGCTTCTCGGTGTGGTTGACCAGGTTCTATTTGTAGACGGCTTGCCTGTAGAGGTTGCCGAGCTGAAGAGTTATGACGGCTTCAAGAGCTATGAGAAAGTACAAGCTTCACTCTACGGCCTCCTAGTTATGCTTAACTTTCAATACCGTCCAAGAGTCTCGATCATAGGCATGAACGAGAAGCTGGAGATAAACAACTGGGAGGATTTGGCAGTGAATGCATTGGAGAGTTTTGTTAGGAGTAATGTTTTGCTTAAAAACGTTTCTAGGAAAACATAACTAGGGTATTAAAGACCTCTTTCTCGGTGATAACGTGAAACCTCTCGGTGTTGCTGTTGCAGGACTGGGTCGTATCGGTGTCGTTCATACTGAGATACTGTCGTACAGGGTTGAAGGGGCTCGTCTCGTTGCAGTAACAGATGTTGTTGAAAAACTTGCTAGAACGACGGGCGAGAAGTTTAAGGTTAAGTATTACACAGATTATGACAAGCTTTTAAGTGATCCGGAGGTAGAGGCCGTCTTCGTGGCCACACCCACATATCTGCACCATGACATGATTGTTAAGGCCTTTGAGGCCGGGAAACACGTGTTTACCGAGAAGCCGATCACAGTTACTGTCGAGGAGGCTGTGAATGTCGTTAGGAAGGCGGAGAAGCATGGCTTGAAGCTGATGGTAGGCTATATGAGAAGATTCGACGATGCCTACATGGAGGCTATGAAGAGGATTAGGGAGGGCTCTATAGGCAAACCTGTAGCCTTCCTTAATATTGCTAGGGATCCTGGTGCTCCCCCAGGCTGGGCGCAGGACCCGAAGTTGAGTGGCGGGATATTCCTGGACATGTTGAGCCATGACTTTGACATGGCGCGCTATCTTATCGGAAGCGAGGTGAAAAGATTACATGTCATGGGCTCAGCTGTCCTATATGATGAGATAAAGGCTAAGGGCGACTTAGACCTTGTAAACATAAGCTTCGAGTTCGAAAACGGCGTCTACGGGGTTCTTCACGGTAGCCGTAAAAGCGTGTTTGGCTACGACTTGAGGACTGAGGTTCTTGGAACGGATGGAACTATTTACGTCGGTAATAGCGTTGACCCTAACCTCGCCTTAGGTACAAAGAGTGGGGTTTTATTCCGTGGAGTGCAATGGTTCTGGTCTCGCTTTTATGAGGCGTATGTACGCGAGGATCAGGCGTTTGTTAAAGCTGTCTTGGAGGATAAGACTCCCCCCATTACGGGGTTGGATGGTCTTAGAGTTGTTGAAATCGCCGAGGCGTGCTGGCAGAGCTTAAGAGAGGGTAAACCGGTGAGCGTAACTAGGAGTATCTAGTCCTCCCAATATTGGCGTGTCCTCGTATAGTTGGCCTCCGCTTGCAAAATGTTCTTTACAAGGGTTTCTATATCACGGCTTTTCGATAGAATGTTACGCGCTGTTGTTGGTCCTATACCGTGACCCGCCATTGCGAGTACCGCTGGGTAACCGTAAGACATGAATAGAGATGCAGACTGCCTGACCTTCTCGACGAATTTCTCCTCTTCCTTTGAAAGCTTCTCACCTTTCCTCCACTTCCTTAAGATCGGAAGGTTTTCCGAGTCATATGGCCTGAGAATTGCTATGGCTCGCGAGCCACACCTGGGACACTCCCTTATACTTTTTGCCTCGCCCGCCCTGAGCTCGCTTGTCCACTCGCCACAGTGTAAACAGTAGAGTAGAACACGTGTGTTCTCTAACCTCTTCAATACCGCATCGAGGACTGCGGTAATGGGTAGTCCCGAAGCTAGAATACCTGTCCTGACAAAGGGCTTCTCGAAGATTAGCTGGGCCAATGGGCTTAGTTCTTGAACCTGATGGACAGTCACCCTTTTGGCGCCAGTTTTTATCTGCTCTACTAGTTTAGCAACGACATC of Thermofilum uzonense contains these proteins:
- a CDS encoding NAD(P)-binding protein; the protein is MSTGGGFRRVAIVGAGPAGAYLARLLVDDGFEVKVFEGAPRLASKPCGGGLPFSVERVLRVPEESVLVKVKGYKVYVGAKVSKESHGKFYGYIVDKESLLKYLLEGVEVVRKWTSPEKLQDFDLIVDARGHPVYSGKKALALQVEGMSEEIVEDEIQIYFFPEIVGYAWVFPTGDKRVKAGFGGLAEHDVLQRLLNDLIRRIRLREITGVKGSPIASGGLLGHYSDGVYRIGEALGAVMPLSGEGIRPSMITAVALHRDLTGQASFNRTISSFGLDLNLKVQLGILRFLEESPPSERAALLERAPQEILERVTAGTVTLSFLVEAAARWPGFFSKIAGKVTGLNIKQLTGKSD
- a CDS encoding class I SAM-dependent methyltransferase, whose amino-acid sequence is MSLEVIEVFSRYSVEYDSWYKTPYGRAVLESEANLLNLLLPSGVGLDLGSGTGVFAEKLALNREIVCLDPTSEMLVLAKSRCQHSVLAVGEHPPLRVGSLDFIYAVTVLEFLETPLEMMVAVKGLLKPNGRLVLLSIEKNSPWGRMYAEIAEKGTDPVISMARLYTLSEVEEYLKTAGYKVYERAFTLDYEPLTTPSKPPRLYIGEYCSSCGVFAVVATPT
- the alaXM gene encoding alanyl-tRNA editing protein AlaXM; its protein translation is MTKLLYQIDSYLREFEATITRVEGEKVYLDQTAFHPGPSGGLDTDTGWLILPDGTKLEVIRAVEEPNDVAHILSSPTVLTTGTKVKGIINWDRRYRMMRLHTASHVLAAILYKKYGALVTGGHIQPEGARDDFDLTGVDDWKAALSEAISETNKILKSCLEVKVYWLKRDEALKIPGIVKLAGRLPPEVEEIRIVEIPGVDIQADGGPHVKNTCEVGEIVLQKTESKGAKRKRIYYTLTP
- a CDS encoding thiamine-phosphate synthase family protein; the protein is MKLGKVSIDNLRRILETVGLRAELDANPLSEEEVVSTNPAIGVPLKTLGFFAFHYTASNVAVAFAKPMYATLNVLGPPSTTDEEMEEVVKSFVAECRKYQVELRGGHTARYEGIEYPLAVSTIIGKRVRPRLNPSPGDKVYLIGTIGAESAWLLGKSIPLEEMTPLPNALKLMRFEQVKLLHDVSEGGVLGALLELSKHYGFIIKVTAPSMPTNKDLPRDFDPLTAPTYGALLAVTSSPQELEAVCRDEGVQCTSLAVIVGKGEGVEYKSKLYSEPLSTPLIELYNPYTPGDPELAQVLLAATMLIKIKDIERFIPEVGANIAYARRGASRTEDVVALDGRIVRTSKGARICGKPSYGSSRHLARVILQATRNNPDLRAAINLKPEPVLLKGLERIGLNPLEVKAVPSECPIEQALHEGSKALALYYRNLPNLEPSLVILGDDPVKLVELVRLALSNIGAQEKT
- a CDS encoding phospholipase D-like domain-containing protein — its product is MRRGSIGSILLLVVLLVGISFLGGYYLGSRGRTITIEQPPATAPSGIKVEIINDRDYYPKLLSLLSSANRSIYVAMFEFKSDTDEISRIVEILIGKSKKGVDVKVVLENTIDDNELTYRRLLANGVPVRFDTRAKTTHAKLIIVDGRFVIVGSHNWSYMAMMRNHEASVLIDSPEIANAETEYFMQIWGGN
- the tmk gene encoding dTMP kinase, yielding MSGYSRKKVFCPQCQDYVTPKVVRNLTLTGEIVIEYYCPKHGFIMSERKTLDLPKRKVTPGGVYIVFEGIDGSGKTTQAVMLYEYLSNRNFEVVLVREPWVKAIKDFLYKHDLDPDAEAYLFAADRIILQKEVVLPALESGKIVVSDRSVFASLAYQVVRGLPADFIMAINRSIRLPDIVVLLDLPLELAVKRLEARGETTRFEDPSFMQKVRERYLELAREYNSLFIVIDASRTIHEVHQEILTKLAEKLKNKSIKIDL
- the radA gene encoding DNA repair and recombination protein RadA translates to MHSIDELAKEENIGRVTISRLKAAGIENLEDLVLYNPEELEELTGIDFERALRVIRTARRIVGWEARAIPGKEYASLLKKREALTTGVSSIDALTGGGLAVYDIHEFAGEFGSGKTQLCHQLAVTVQLPPSRGGLGGGVVYIDTEGTFSPERIESISARFGVEDPLANIYVFRPLSVDELEEFVVRELSRLVKGGSRLIIVDSVIALYRAQFRGREWLAMRQQRINYMLDWVKRLSRLYSLVAVITNQVVSVPSAWGVAVKLPAGGNIIAHASTHRFLLKKTGDAFLLEVLDSPRVARGASVEFRIEEDGLHDAR
- a CDS encoding Gfo/Idh/MocA family oxidoreductase — encoded protein: MKPLGVAVAGLGRIGVVHTEILSYRVEGARLVAVTDVVEKLARTTGEKFKVKYYTDYDKLLSDPEVEAVFVATPTYLHHDMIVKAFEAGKHVFTEKPITVTVEEAVNVVRKAEKHGLKLMVGYMRRFDDAYMEAMKRIREGSIGKPVAFLNIARDPGAPPGWAQDPKLSGGIFLDMLSHDFDMARYLIGSEVKRLHVMGSAVLYDEIKAKGDLDLVNISFEFENGVYGVLHGSRKSVFGYDLRTEVLGTDGTIYVGNSVDPNLALGTKSGVLFRGVQWFWSRFYEAYVREDQAFVKAVLEDKTPPITGLDGLRVVEIAEACWQSLREGKPVSVTRSI